The Kiritimatiellia bacterium genome has a window encoding:
- a CDS encoding biopolymer transporter ExbD, with the protein MRKRREEMGLNMTPMIDVVFQLIIFFIVTIAQQQKEIEMDLRLAMAPDGKAVERKDPRTINIDVDSEGRIFIARQRLSLPALRSILRGAVARHGQTLPVVIRGDMKARHEYIRRVMDICSEAGLWRIKFAAIKEKA; encoded by the coding sequence ATGCGCAAACGCCGGGAAGAGATGGGCCTGAACATGACGCCGATGATCGACGTCGTGTTCCAGCTCATCATCTTCTTCATCGTCACGATCGCGCAACAGCAAAAAGAAATCGAGATGGACCTCCGGCTGGCGATGGCGCCGGACGGTAAGGCGGTCGAGCGAAAGGACCCTCGCACGATCAACATTGACGTGGACAGCGAAGGGCGCATCTTCATCGCGCGGCAGCGTCTCTCGCTGCCAGCGCTGCGTTCGATCCTCCGCGGCGCGGTCGCACGGCACGGTCAGACGCTGCCGGTAGTGATCCGCGGCGACATGAAGGCTCGCCACGAGTACATCCGGCGCGTGATGGACATCTGCAGTGAAGCCGGTCTTTGGCGGATCAAGTTCGCGGCGATCAAGGAAAAGGCCTAA
- a CDS encoding biopolymer transporter ExbD: MARKRKPKEAPEPELPMTPMIDVVFQLLVYFLVTIKPIDVLAHLDVSRPGPEQRSDRLEVPKNLIRIGVFYDGYTINDKPVREADLDGLIQRLAELDRKQTILILCSGAAPHELLVKVLNLCARHQLSNLSVISVN, encoded by the coding sequence ATGGCCCGAAAGCGCAAACCCAAAGAGGCACCAGAGCCGGAACTGCCGATGACGCCGATGATCGACGTCGTGTTCCAGCTTCTGGTCTACTTTCTGGTCACGATCAAACCGATTGACGTCCTCGCGCACCTGGACGTGTCGCGTCCCGGCCCCGAGCAGCGCTCCGACCGGCTGGAGGTGCCCAAAAACCTGATCCGGATCGGCGTTTTCTACGATGGGTACACCATCAACGATAAGCCGGTCCGCGAGGCGGACCTGGACGGGCTGATTCAACGGCTCGCGGAGCTGGACCGCAAACAGACGATTCTGATTTTGTGTTCCGGCGCGGCGCCTCACGAACTGCTGGTGAAGGTGCTCAACCTCTGCGCCCGGCACCAGCTGTCGAACCTTTCTGTCATCAGTGTGAACTGA